A genomic window from Lycium barbarum isolate Lr01 chromosome 4, ASM1917538v2, whole genome shotgun sequence includes:
- the LOC132635279 gene encoding late embryogenesis abundant protein 6-like, with translation MHSVKEKASNAASAAKEHVDIFKAKTEEKAEKAEARTKEEKDIAEERRKAKEAEAKMELHESKAGHAGEKLEGKHAHHHMGHAIGGLHGSAPYTAIPDTATNPLGGHHHGHPKTF, from the exons ATGCATTCGGTAAAGGAGAAAGCAAGCAACGCAGCTTCAGCAGCCAAGGAACATGTTGACATCTTCAAAGCAAAAACTGAAGAAAAG GCAGAGAAGGCAGAAGCAAGGACAAAGGAagagaaggacatagcagaagaAAGAAGGAAAGCAAAAGAAGCAGAGGCTAAAATGGAGCTTCATGAATCAAAGGCTGGACATGCTGGGGAGAAGTTGGAAGGGAagcatgctcatcatcatatggGGCATGCAATTGGAGGCCTCCATGGATCTGCTCCTTACACTGCCATTCCGGATACTGCTACCAACCCTCTTGGAGGTCACCATCATGGCCACCCCAAGACTTTTTAA